In a single window of the Nicotiana tomentosiformis chromosome 8, ASM39032v3, whole genome shotgun sequence genome:
- the LOC104086597 gene encoding osmotin-like protein produces MSHLTTFLVFFLLAFVTYTYASGVFEVHNNCPYTVWAAATPVGGGRRLERGQSWWFWAPPGTKMARIWGRTNCNFDGAGRGWCQTGDCGGVLECKGWGKPPNTLAEYALNQFSNLDFWDISVIDGFNIPMSFGPTKPGPGKCHGIQCTANINGECPGSLRVPGGCNNPCTTFGGQQYCCTQGPCGPTELSRWFKQRCPDAYSYPQDDPTSTFTCTSWTTDYKVMFCPYGSAHNETTNFPLEMPTSTHEVAK; encoded by the coding sequence ATGAGTCACTTGACAACTTTTTTAGTGTTCTTCCTCCTTGCCTTTGTGACTTATACTTATGCTTCCGGCGTATTTGAAGTCCATAACAATTGCCCATACACCGTCTGGGCGGCGGCAACCCCTGTAGGCGGTGGCCGACGTCTCGAACGAGGTCAAAGTTGGTGGTTCTGGGCACCACCTGGTACTAAAATGGCACGTATATGGGGTCGTACTAATTGCAATTTTGATGGTGCTGGTAGAGGTTGGTGCCAAACCGGTGATTGTGGTGGAGTCTTAGAATGCAAAGGATGGGGTAAACCACCAAATACCTTAGCCGAATACGCGTTGAACCAATTCAGCAACTTAGATTTCTGGGACATTTCTGTTATCGATGGATTCAACATTCCTATGTCTTTTGGCCCGACTAAGCCTGGTCCTGGAAAATGTCACGGAATTCAATGCACAGCCAATATAAATGGTGAATGCCCTGGTTCACTTAGGGTACCTGGAGGATGTAACAATCCATGTACAACATTTGGAGGACAACAATATTGTTGCACACAAGGACCATGTGGTCCTACTGAGTTATCAAGATGGTTCAAACAAAGATGTCCTGACGCCTATAGTTATCCTCAAGATGATCCAACAAGTACATTTACTTGCACAAGTTGGACTACAGATTATAAGGTTATGTTCTGTCCTTATGGAAGTGCTCACAATGAAACAACAAATTTCCCATTGGAGATGCCTACAAGTACTCATGAAGTGGCTAAGTAG
- the LOC104086599 gene encoding elicitor-responsive protein 3, with translation MARGKLEVLLVGAKGLDNTDFLNNMDPYVVLTCRSQEKKSSVASGKGCEPEWNETFVFSISEGVEELFLKIMDSDSVGEDDFVGEAKIAIEPVFSEGSIPTTAYNVVKNEEYCGEIKVGLTFTPQEERDYEQEESYGGWKESSY, from the exons ATGGCGCGAGGAAAACTTGAAGTACTTCTCGTTGGGGCTAAAGGCCTCGATAATACTGATTTTCTCA ATAATATGGATCCATATGTGGTTCTAACTTGTCGATCTCAGGAGAAAAAAAGCAGCGTTGCATCAG GGAAGGGATGTGAACCTGAATGGAATGAAACATTTGTTTTCTCTATTTCTGAGGGTGTTGAAGAACTGTTCTTGAAGATAATGGACAGTGATTCTGTAGGTGAAGACGATTTTGTGGGAGAAGCCAA GATAGCTATTGAGCCAGTTTTTTCAGAAGGGAGCATCCCAACAACTGCATATAATGTAGTTAAAAATGAAGAATATTGTGGAGAAATTAAAGTTGGTCTCACTTTTACTCCTCAG GAGGAGCGGGATTATGAACAAGAAGAAAGTTATGGCGGATGGAAAGAGTCTTCTTATTGA
- the LOC104086598 gene encoding osmotin-like protein gives MSTHPTTNLLTKMSTKMSHLTTCLVIFLLAFVTYTYASGVFEVHNNCPYTVWAAATPVGGGRRLERGQSWWFWAPPGTKMARIWGRTNCNFDGAGRGWCQTGDCGGVLECKGWGKPPNTLAEYALNQFSNLDFWDISVIDGFNIPMSFGPTKPGPGKCHGIQCTANINGECPGSLRVPGGCNNPCTTFGGQQYCCTQGPCGPTELSRWFKQRCPDAYSYPQDDPTSTFTCTSWTTDYKVMFCPYGSAHNETTNFPLEMPTSTLEVSK, from the coding sequence ATGTCAACACATCCAACAACCAATCTTCTTACTAAAATGTCCACTAAAATGAGTCACTTGACAACTTGTTTAGTAATCTTCCTTCTTGCCTTTGTGACTTATACTTATGCTTCCGGCGTATTTGAAGTCCATAACAACTGCCCATACACCGTCTGGGCGGCGGCAACCCCTGTAGGCGGTGGCCGACGTCTCGAACGAGGTCAAAGTTGGTGGTTCTGGGCACCACCTGGTACTAAAATGGCACGTATATGGGGTCGTACTAATTGCAACTTTGATGGTGCTGGTAGAGGTTGGTGCCAAACCGGTGATTGTGGTGGAGTCTTAGAATGCAAAGGATGGGGTAAACCACCAAATACCTTAGCCGAATACGCGTTGAACCAATTCAGCAACTTAGATTTCTGGGACATTTCTGTAATTGATGGATTCAACATTCCTATGTCTTTTGGTCCGACTAAGCCTGGCCCTGGAAAATGTCACGGAATTCAATGCACAGCCAATATAAATGGTGAATGTCCTGGTTCACTTAGGGTACctggaggatgtaacaacccatGTACAACATTTGGAGGACAACAATATTGTTGCACACAAGGACCATGTGGTCCTACAGAGTTGTCAAGATGGTTCAAACAAAGATGTCCAGATGCCTATAGTTATCCTCAAGATGATCCAACAAGTACATTTACTTGCACAAGTTGGACTACAGATTATAAGGTTATGTTCTGTCCTTATGGAAGTGCTCATAATGAAACAACAAATTTCCCATTGGAGATGCCTACAAGTACTCTTGAAGTGTCTAAGTAG